GAGACTTGTCTTACTTGGTAATTGTTCGGTTTATGCTAAGCTAATATTAGAACTCCTTCTTGTTCCTTTCTTCATGTTTTATTTTGTCATTAGTAGATGGGCTCCGTCCCTTTTTTGTCACACTTGAaagaaaaattcatttttatgGCATAGTTGTTCAAAATTTGACAAATATGGCACAGAACGCCACTTTTTCCGGGGTTCTGTCACAGATACCCAAAAGAAGTGGCGTTCtggggtaaataatatttttttcagTTTTTTTTCTATCCTCCCCTTTGTTTGCCTTGTGTTTGTGCAGATTTGGATGGTTAAAAATTATGTGAGGGCTTGTTTTGTAAAGCTCATATTTAATTACCAAAAAAAAAAtttggtttaatttttttttattagttAGTAATGTAAACCTATTTTAgtatgttttttttttaattttaaatttgtaTATATATGACTTTTGTAGCTCGAGAAAGGGTgaattttatttttgtaaaaactTGCATCCATGTAGTAGCACTTTTGTAGTACTTTGCTtactatttattttaataaataaataaattgaaaATTTATGAGTTTTGACGGTAGTAGAATGGTACTAGAAATGTGTAGAATAGTAcataaaaaatagaaaaagtaaaCATGGGAATGAAATTCATGAAGGTGGTCAAAGTAGGTTCATAGTACAACATAAATGCCTAATTGAAAATAGCTTGATATTACAGAAAGACACAACTAATACGGAGCTGGAATGAAAAACACGGAAATGGAAAGGAACGATGCAGTTATGAAAAACACGGAAATGGAATGAAAAACACGGAAATGAGCAACAACAAGCTCAAGTTGTTAAGTATGGGTGCTCTGCCCTAGAAATTTCTTGTTATACTTGGTGTGACCTTCTTGGTTGCATACTGTACATTTCTTTCCTGACCACGGGCCATCAATCTTCGTTCGATCCGCACCAATTGACCCTTATCTCCGCATTTTTTCTTAAGCATTTCCAAGGACTCATCTGGCACTAACTTTCCATAGCCCTGCCAAGGTATGGGTAATTCGTAGTTCCAGTATTCAGTTGGTTATAACGGATAAATCATTGGCCGGTACAAGTTCTTCATTGTTTGGTTCTTATGGCAGTTTTCAATAAAATACTCCCAACTCAATTCATGTCTTATACAACCTGCCATTGAATGAGAGCACATCATGTGATGGGTCGTCCATTTTCCACATGTGCACGTACGGTCATTCAGGTTGACAACCTGGGTTTTACCTCCATTTACCCTTCCCTTAGCAGTTGTATACTGATGTATAACTATTTTCAATATCACGTGCAGACGGTGAAAAGTAATAATCGTATGTCATGTTGCCTTCCTTTGAATTTTTTCTAACATAACGACTAAACGTGCACATAACTGTTTCCCCTATTACAGACCGTCATCCACTATATTTCGATGTGTGTCAACAATTGTGACTGCCTTGTAGAAGAGGTACTCCATCATCGCTATTACTGAAAGGAAACGAGCCCTTCTTATGTTTTTGTTAAAACCCTCAAGCATGTTTGTGGTTGTTTGACCGTATCGAACACCAGTGTCGTGGGAAAGTATCCACCTCTCCACGGGTATTCTTGAAAGATAGTCCAGGGCTGGGGGAAATTCCAACAATCCTTGCCATATATATGTAGTGCTTTGAGACTTCCGTGGTTGTTCCAGCTTTCCACATCAATTCTTTTAGTTCACCACCAGGGTGATGATGGAAAAAGTTGCTTCTGACATGGAGTAGACAAAACCTATCAATTCCTAATGGCTCAGCAAATCCATTTTGTGGGTCTCATAGTGCTGAGATAATACTAGTTGTACGATCGGAAATGATGCACAAGCCGGCTTTTTACCGACAAACATGTCTCCGAAGATGCTCCAAAAACCAAGACCAGTTTTCATATGTCTCCTCATCAACCAAGCCATAGCAAAGAGAAAAAGGGTGGTTGTTCAAATCTACACCCATAGCAATAAGCAGCTTGCCCCTATATCTTCCCTTCAAGAAAGTTCCATCTATTGAAATCACAGGATGTGCATGTTGCCACCCGTCCATCATTGCCTTCAAACACCAAAAAATTCGCTTACATACGGGCAACCCCGTTCCTCAGCATGAGGCACAACATCGATCTGAGCAATGGTTCTAGGATTTGTCTTGATAATGGCTGCCAGAATTATGGGCAGAGCT
The sequence above is drawn from the Apium graveolens cultivar Ventura chromosome 2, ASM990537v1, whole genome shotgun sequence genome and encodes:
- the LOC141686751 gene encoding uncharacterized protein LOC141686751, which encodes MHGRLAVARSQKVICKDDFAVIDTPEFAIKTIIPLINNEHNHIVGYNKMWRGKKIAIEKVYDSWTTIYQALPIILAAIIKTNPRTIAQIDVVPHAEERGCPYGRYRGKLLIAMGVDLNNHPFSLCYGLVDEETYENWSWFLEHLRRHVCR